Proteins from a single region of Carassius carassius chromosome 25, fCarCar2.1, whole genome shotgun sequence:
- the snapin gene encoding SNARE-associated protein Snapin, translating to MAALAVVETPSGKDALAEGLLDLLRPAVQQLDLHVHSVRESQVELREHIDNLASELSRINEHQKVAQDLDPYVKKLLNARRRVVLVNNILQNAQERLRRLNHNVAKETARRKTMLEASGAFPPRSPSKP from the exons ATGGCCGCGCTAGCAGTGGTGGAAACCCCATCAGGGAAAGATGCTCTCGCCGAGGGTTTGCTGGACCTCCTGAGACCCGCTGTACAGCAGCTCGACTTACATGTGCACTCAGTCAG AGAAAGCCAAGTGGAACTTCGGGAGCACATTGATAATTTGGCGTCTG agtTGAGTAGGATTAACGAACACCAGAAGGTGGCACAAGACTTGGACCCATATGTTAAAAAACTGCTTAATGCCAGACGAAGAGTGGTGCTTGTCAACAACATACTCCAGAACGCACAG GAGCGTTTGCGAAGGCTGAACCATAATGTTGCTAAGGAGACCGCACGCAGGAAGACCATGCTTGAGGCATCTGGAGCATTTCCCCCACGCTCTCCCAGCAAACCATGA
- the LOC132104475 gene encoding chromatin target of PRMT1 protein-like isoform X2, protein MSAPSSQKVVLKSTTKVSLNQRFTNMLKNKQPTVSSIRASMQQQHMASARNRRLAQQMENRPSVQAALQHKQSLKQRLGKSNIQARLGRPIGPLMPGNARGRGFPGGLRGAGRGLRGRGRGGVMRGALSLRGASQMRGRGGPGRMGLRRGMRQRGGGVGRGALGGRGAARGAAGGRGRGGLRGRGGFAGRGRGRGRGRGAGRPIVTREQLDNQIDAYMSKTKGHLDAELDAYMSQADPESME, encoded by the exons ATGAGCGCCCCTTCTTCTCAAAAAGTCGTGCTGAAAAGCACCACCAAGGTGTCCCTGAATCAGCG CTTCACGAACATGCTGAAGAACAAGCAGCCGACAGTGAGTAGCATCCGGgcgagcatgcagcagcagcacatgGCCAGTGCGAGGAACCGCCGGCTCGCTCAGCAGATGGAGAACAGGCCCTCTGTGCAGGCTGCCCTGCAACACAAACAG AGCCTGAAGCAGCGACTTGGGAAGAGCAACATCCAGGCCAGACTGGGTCGTCCCATCGGCCCGCTGATGCCGGGCAACGCCAGAGGACGGGGTTTTCCTGGAGGACTGCGTGGAGCTGGACGAGGACTGCGGGGAAGAGGGAGAGGTGGAGTCATGAGAGGAGCACTCTCTCTTAGAG GTGCCAGTCAGATGAGAGGCAGGGGTGGTCCTGGACGCATGGGTCTTCGTCGAGGCATGCGTCAGCGTGGAGGAGGCGTAGGACGAGGTGCTCTGGGTGGCCGAGGAGCAGCACGTGGAGCAGCTGGAGGAAGAG GCCGCGGGGGTCTGAGAGGTCGTGGAGGGTTTGCAGGAAGGGGTCGTGGACGCGGCAGAGGACGAGGAGCAGGACGACCCATCGTCACACGAGAGCAGCTGGACAACCAGATTGATGCTTACATGTCCAAGACCAAGGGCCATCTGGACGCCGAGCTGGATGCGTACATGTCCCAGGCAGACCCTGAGAGCATGGAGTAA
- the LOC132104475 gene encoding chromatin target of PRMT1 protein-like isoform X1: MIQCYRSDRMPCLARCLLCKRRTPGGERVMVSFTNMLKNKQPTVSSIRASMQQQHMASARNRRLAQQMENRPSVQAALQHKQSLKQRLGKSNIQARLGRPIGPLMPGNARGRGFPGGLRGAGRGLRGRGRGGVMRGALSLRGASQMRGRGGPGRMGLRRGMRQRGGGVGRGALGGRGAARGAAGGRGRGGLRGRGGFAGRGRGRGRGRGAGRPIVTREQLDNQIDAYMSKTKGHLDAELDAYMSQADPESME; this comes from the exons ATGATTCAATGTTACAGATCTGATCGCATGCCGTGTTTGGCGAGGTGTCTCTTGTGTAAGCGGCGCACACCTGGAGGTGAGAGGGTAATGGTGAG CTTCACGAACATGCTGAAGAACAAGCAGCCGACAGTGAGTAGCATCCGGgcgagcatgcagcagcagcacatgGCCAGTGCGAGGAACCGCCGGCTCGCTCAGCAGATGGAGAACAGGCCCTCTGTGCAGGCTGCCCTGCAACACAAACAG AGCCTGAAGCAGCGACTTGGGAAGAGCAACATCCAGGCCAGACTGGGTCGTCCCATCGGCCCGCTGATGCCGGGCAACGCCAGAGGACGGGGTTTTCCTGGAGGACTGCGTGGAGCTGGACGAGGACTGCGGGGAAGAGGGAGAGGTGGAGTCATGAGAGGAGCACTCTCTCTTAGAG GTGCCAGTCAGATGAGAGGCAGGGGTGGTCCTGGACGCATGGGTCTTCGTCGAGGCATGCGTCAGCGTGGAGGAGGCGTAGGACGAGGTGCTCTGGGTGGCCGAGGAGCAGCACGTGGAGCAGCTGGAGGAAGAG GCCGCGGGGGTCTGAGAGGTCGTGGAGGGTTTGCAGGAAGGGGTCGTGGACGCGGCAGAGGACGAGGAGCAGGACGACCCATCGTCACACGAGAGCAGCTGGACAACCAGATTGATGCTTACATGTCCAAGACCAAGGGCCATCTGGACGCCGAGCTGGATGCGTACATGTCCCAGGCAGACCCTGAGAGCATGGAGTAA
- the matcap2 gene encoding putative tyrosine carboxypeptidase MATCAP2, which translates to MMLESIEVIERLHWPEMEMSKSCVLSPMEKPVSPSQLHLEHISSGVLKDLFNTATSSYNTLLQKESDAQESPKHSSYKCPKRVSTARHPNRPLPTLAPLTMSGLAFGCRDSRHSQSVFSCFSTSSSKQTNSITVLGSAIRLAPGPIPRPKNCYPASTKLPQLSRVLPATRDGENSIKKLCILTAIKPSNVEKEKARFFKSEFKCNPQFEYNNPLPPQVLAKHSTASDRFLTQAVRIMELAVQKYGSYEKFEQATGGNLLTKSRIWYHVKKYMEKEGCMGEIVVNLTDDLLSRASMTVVNGRPTLTINISTAREQWLEGMLRHEIGTHYFRGINNSHQPWSSGGGRKKHGLRPINPTEEGLASIHSVLFRKDPTLWRAALLYYTVYQASRMSFSQLFHNLGRFVHDPNTRWDYCVRAKRGQTDTALPGCFSKDQVYLDGILKILRHRDKIDFQLLMALGKVSYEDVERLKSLALLEHVRIPHFLQDQARYTEQLHKIMEVNQLTDEELCTLI; encoded by the exons ATGATGCTTGAATCCATTGAAGTTATAG AACGGCTTCATTGGCCAGAGATGGAAATGTCTAAGAGTTGTGTCCTAAGTCCGATGGAGAAGCCTGTGAGCCCCAGTCAGCTGCATCTGGAGCACATATCCTCTGGTGTTCTGAAGGACCTGTTTAACACAGCCACCAGCAGCTACAACACACTGCTGCAGAAAGAGTCAGATGCTCAGGAGAGCCCTAAACACTCCTCCTACAAGTGCCCCAAAAGAGTCTCCACGGCAAGGCATCCCAACAGACCCTTGCCGACTCTTGCGCCTCTAACAATGAGTGGACTGGCCTTTGGTTGCAGAGACAGCAGGCATTCTCAGTCTGTGTTCTCCTGTTTCTCCACCAGCAGTTCCAAGCAAACTAATAGCATCACCGTGCTGGGCAGTGCCATCCGCCTGGCCCCCGGCCCCATCCCCAGGCCAAAAAACTGCTACCCGGCCAGCACCAAACTCCCACAGCTGTCCAGAGTGCTCCCTGCTACTCGTGATGGAGAGAACTCAATAAAAAAGCTATGCATCCTCACTGCCATAAAGCCGTCTAAtgtggagaaagagaaggccAGGTTTTTCAAATCAGAATTTAAATGCAACCCTCAGTTTGAGTACAACAACCCTTTGCCTCCACAAGTACTAGCAAAGCACAGCACCGCTTCAGACCGCTTCCTCACACAG GCTGTGCGCATCATGGAGTTGGCCGTGCAGAAATACGGCTCCTATGAGAAGTTTGAACAGGCTACTGGAGGAAACCTCCTCACCAAGAGCCGCATCTGGTACCATGTCAAAAAATACATGGAGAAGGAAGGATGCATGGGAGAG attgtggttaatcttacTGATGACCTCCTGTCCAGAGCGTCTATGACTGTGGTGAACGGCAGACCTACACTCACCATTAACATCTCTACTGCCAGAGAGCAGTGGCTGGAGGGGATGCTGAGGCACGAAATCG GTACACACTACTTCCGTGGCATCAACAACAGTCAccagccgtggagcagcggtggcgGCAGGAAGAAACACGGTCTGCGGCCCATCAACCCCACTGAGGAGGGTCTGGCCAGCATCCACAGCGTGCTCTTCCGCAAGGACCCCACCCTGTGGCGCGCCGCCCTGCTCTACTACACCGTCTACCAGGCCAGCCGCATGTCCTTCTCACAGCTGTTTCACAACCTGGGCCGGTTTGTCCACGACCCCAACACACGATGGGACTACTGTGTCAGAGCCAAACGAGGACAGACCGACACAGCACTGCCAG GTTGTTTCAGTAAAGACCAGGTTTATCTAGATGGCATCCTGAAGATCCTCAGGCACAGAGACAAGATTGACTTCCAGCTGCTTATGGCTCTGGGCAAG GTGTCATATGAGGACGTGGAGCGTCTGAAGAGTCTGGCTCTGCTGGAGCATGTGCGGATTCCTCACTTCCTGCAGGACCAAGCGCGCTATACAGAGCAGCTTCATAAAATCATGGAGGTCAACCAGTTAACCGATGAGGAGCTGTGCACACTTATCTGA